A section of the Serratia liquefaciens ATCC 27592 genome encodes:
- the ybeY gene encoding rRNA maturation RNase YbeY: MSQVILDLQIACADSNGLPDEATFQRWLEGVLPQFQEEAEVTIRLVDEAESNELNLTYRGKDKPTNVLSFPFEAPPGIELPLLGDLIICRQVVEQEAVEQEKALEAHWAHMVVHGSLHLLGYDHIEDDEAEEMESLETEIMHGLGYPDPYLAEKDPL; this comes from the coding sequence ATGAGCCAGGTGATTTTGGATCTGCAGATTGCCTGTGCAGACAGCAACGGCCTGCCGGATGAAGCCACCTTCCAGCGCTGGCTGGAAGGCGTGCTGCCGCAGTTTCAGGAGGAGGCCGAGGTCACCATTCGCCTGGTGGATGAAGCGGAAAGTAACGAGTTGAACCTGACCTATCGCGGCAAAGACAAACCGACCAACGTGCTGTCTTTCCCGTTCGAAGCTCCCCCGGGTATCGAGCTGCCGCTGCTGGGCGATCTGATCATCTGCCGTCAGGTGGTTGAACAGGAAGCCGTCGAGCAAGAGAAGGCGCTGGAGGCCCACTGGGCGCATATGGTTGTCCATGGCAGCCTTCATCTGCTAGGGTATGACCACATCGAAGACGATGAAGCCGAAGAAATGGAGTCTTTGGAAACCGAAATCATGCACGGACTGGGTTACCCGGACCCGTACCTGGCGGAAAAAGACCCCCTCTGA
- a CDS encoding PhoH family protein, translating into MNVATQEILLEPADNKRLLSLCGPFDDNIKQLERRLGIEINRRDNRFKLVGKNPCVVAAADILRHLYVDTAPIRGVIPDIDPEQIHLAIKESRVLEQVADSVPDYGKAVTIKTKRGMVKPRTPNQAQYIANILDHDITFGIGPAGTGKTYLAVAAAVDALERQEIRRILLTRPAVEAGEKLGFLPGDLSQKVDPYLRPLYDALFEMLGFERVEKLIERNVIEVAPLAYMRGRTLNDAFIILDESQNTTIEQMKMFLTRIGFNSKAVITGDVTQIDLPRNQKSGLRHAVEVLSDVEELSFNFFHSEDVVRHPVVARVVIAYEAWEAAEQKRKDAIAEQRKREATIASEQETP; encoded by the coding sequence TTGAACGTCGCAACACAAGAAATTTTGTTAGAGCCGGCAGACAATAAGCGATTGCTCAGCCTGTGCGGCCCGTTTGATGACAATATCAAACAACTCGAACGCCGGTTGGGCATTGAGATCAACCGCCGTGACAACCGTTTCAAGCTGGTCGGCAAGAACCCGTGCGTGGTTGCCGCCGCCGATATCTTGCGCCATCTGTATGTGGACACCGCCCCCATTCGCGGCGTGATCCCGGATATCGACCCGGAGCAGATCCATTTAGCGATCAAAGAAAGCCGGGTGCTGGAACAGGTTGCCGACAGCGTGCCGGATTACGGCAAGGCGGTGACCATCAAAACCAAACGCGGCATGGTGAAACCGCGCACGCCGAATCAGGCGCAATACATTGCCAATATTCTCGATCACGACATCACCTTCGGCATCGGCCCGGCCGGTACCGGCAAGACCTACCTGGCGGTCGCCGCTGCGGTGGACGCATTGGAACGCCAGGAGATCCGCCGCATTCTGCTGACCCGTCCAGCGGTTGAAGCCGGTGAAAAACTGGGCTTCCTGCCGGGGGATCTGAGCCAGAAGGTCGATCCTTACCTGCGCCCGCTGTATGACGCCCTGTTCGAAATGCTGGGCTTTGAGCGCGTGGAGAAGCTGATCGAACGTAACGTGATAGAAGTCGCGCCGCTGGCCTATATGCGCGGCCGTACGTTGAACGACGCGTTTATCATCCTCGACGAGAGCCAGAACACCACCATCGAACAGATGAAGATGTTCCTGACGCGTATTGGCTTCAACTCCAAGGCGGTCATCACCGGTGACGTGACGCAGATAGACCTGCCGCGCAATCAAAAATCCGGCCTGCGCCACGCGGTGGAAGTGCTGTCGGACGTCGAAGAACTGAGCTTCAATTTCTTCCATAGCGAAGACGTGGTACGCCATCCGGTGGTGGCCCGCGTGGTCATCGCTTATGAAGCCTGGGAAGCCGCCGAACAAAAACGCAAAGATGCGATTGCCGAACAACGTAAACGCGAGGCAACCATCGCCTCCGAGCAGGAGACACCATGA
- a CDS encoding zinc ribbon domain-containing protein YjdM: MQLPHCPKCNSEYTYQDNNLFICPECAHEWSDSAPADDSDTLIVKDANGNLLADGDAVTVVKDLKVKGSSSMLKIGTKVKNIRLVEGDHNIDCKIDGFGPMKLKSEFVKKN, translated from the coding sequence ATGCAACTCCCACACTGCCCAAAGTGCAACTCCGAATACACCTACCAGGATAACAACCTGTTTATCTGCCCTGAGTGCGCCCACGAGTGGAGCGACAGCGCGCCGGCGGACGACAGCGATACGCTGATTGTCAAAGACGCCAACGGCAACCTGCTGGCCGACGGCGACGCCGTGACCGTAGTGAAAGACCTCAAGGTCAAAGGCAGCTCTTCCATGCTGAAAATCGGCACCAAAGTGAAGAACATCCGCCTGGTGGAAGGCGACCACAACATCGACTGCAAGATCGATGGCTTTGGCCCGATGAAGCTGAAATCCGAATTCGTGAAAAAGAACTGA
- the miaB gene encoding tRNA (N6-isopentenyl adenosine(37)-C2)-methylthiotransferase MiaB, producing MTKKLHIKTWGCQMNEYDSSKMADLLGSTHGYQWTDNAEEADVLLLNTCSIREKAQEKVFAMLGRWKLLKEKNPALIIGVGGCVASQEGEHIRSRAPCVDVVFGPQTLHRLPEMLNHVQGTRSPIVDISFPEIEKFDRLPEPRAEGPTAFVSIMEGCNKYCTFCVVPYTRGEEVSRPSDDVLFEVAQLAAQGVREVNLLGQNVNAYRGATYDGEICSFAELLRLVAAIDGIDRIRFTTSHPIEFTDDIIAVYEDTPELVSFLHLPVQSGSDRILTMMKRAHTALEYKAIIRKLRKARPDIQLSSDFIIGFPGETQADFEQTMNLIAEINFDTSFSFIYSSRPGTPAADMVDDVSEEEKKQRLYILQDRINQQVLQFSRRMLGTVQRILVEGTSRKSVMELAGRTACNRVVNFEGTPDMIGQFVDVEITEVLTNTLRGAVVRTEQQMDLRVHESPQSVIARTRKENALGVGIYQP from the coding sequence ATGACCAAAAAACTACATATCAAAACCTGGGGCTGCCAGATGAATGAATATGATTCATCGAAAATGGCGGACTTACTGGGAAGCACACACGGTTACCAATGGACCGACAACGCTGAAGAAGCGGACGTGCTGCTGCTGAATACCTGCTCGATCCGTGAGAAAGCGCAGGAAAAAGTTTTCGCCATGTTAGGGCGTTGGAAACTGCTGAAAGAAAAGAACCCGGCGCTGATCATCGGCGTCGGTGGCTGCGTGGCCTCACAGGAAGGCGAACACATTCGCAGCCGCGCGCCCTGCGTCGACGTCGTGTTCGGGCCGCAGACCCTGCACCGCCTGCCGGAAATGCTCAACCACGTGCAGGGCACCCGCAGCCCCATCGTCGACATCAGCTTTCCGGAAATCGAAAAATTCGATCGTCTGCCGGAACCGCGTGCCGAAGGCCCTACCGCCTTCGTCTCCATCATGGAAGGCTGCAACAAGTACTGTACCTTCTGCGTGGTGCCTTATACCCGCGGTGAAGAAGTCAGCCGCCCAAGCGATGACGTCCTGTTTGAAGTCGCCCAACTGGCGGCGCAGGGCGTACGCGAAGTCAACCTGCTCGGCCAGAACGTCAACGCCTATCGCGGCGCGACTTACGACGGCGAAATTTGCTCGTTTGCCGAACTGCTGCGCCTGGTGGCGGCCATCGACGGTATCGACCGCATCCGTTTCACCACCAGCCATCCGATTGAATTCACCGACGATATCATCGCGGTTTATGAAGACACGCCGGAGCTGGTGAGCTTCCTGCATCTGCCGGTACAAAGCGGCTCAGACCGTATACTGACCATGATGAAGCGCGCGCATACCGCGTTGGAATACAAAGCGATCATTCGCAAGCTGCGCAAGGCGCGGCCGGACATCCAGCTCAGCTCCGATTTTATTATCGGCTTCCCGGGTGAAACCCAGGCCGATTTCGAACAGACCATGAATCTGATTGCCGAGATCAACTTTGATACCAGCTTCAGCTTTATCTACTCGTCCCGCCCTGGCACACCGGCGGCCGATATGGTCGATGACGTCAGCGAAGAGGAAAAGAAACAGCGTCTGTATATCCTGCAGGATCGCATCAACCAGCAGGTGCTGCAGTTCAGCCGCCGGATGCTCGGAACCGTACAGCGTATTTTGGTGGAAGGCACTTCCCGCAAAAGCGTGATGGAGCTGGCGGGCCGGACAGCCTGCAACCGCGTGGTGAACTTTGAAGGCACGCCGGATATGATCGGTCAGTTCGTTGATGTGGAAATCACCGAGGTTTTGACCAACACACTGCGTGGCGCAGTGGTACGTACCGAACAGCAGATGGACCTGCGCGTGCATGAATCCCCGCAGTCAGTCATCGCCCGAACCCGAAAAGAGAACGCGCTGGGCGTCGGCATTTATCAGCCCTGA
- the ubiF gene encoding 3-demethoxyubiquinol 3-hydroxylase, with protein MNVSQKRYDAVVVGGGMVGAAAALGLAQAGWSVALLEHQAPQAFDAQSPPDLRISAIGCTSVGLLKQLGAWPAVQAMRSAPYRRLETWEWASSRVAFDAASLGLPELGFMVENRILQLALWQQLEQCENLTLYCPARLRSLQRNDDHWQVTLDSSQTLQARLVVGADGANSQVRNLAAIGTSGWQYRQSCMLITVDTGAPQQDTTWQQFFPSGPRAFLPLYDQWASLVWYDSPQRIRQLQAMPPAQLDKEIAEAFPARLGEVKVHAAGSFPLARRHAQRYVLPGLVLLGDAAHTINPLAGQGVNLGYRDVEALLAVLCDARELGEDWSSEAVLMRYQRRRRTDNLLMQSGMDLFYTAFSNNLSPLCVARNIALMAAQRAGKLKEHALKYALGL; from the coding sequence ATGAACGTATCTCAAAAACGGTATGACGCCGTGGTGGTAGGCGGCGGAATGGTCGGCGCGGCCGCCGCATTGGGGCTGGCGCAGGCCGGTTGGTCGGTGGCCTTGCTGGAACATCAGGCGCCGCAGGCGTTCGATGCGCAAAGCCCGCCGGATCTGCGTATTTCCGCCATCGGCTGCACCTCGGTGGGGTTGCTGAAACAACTCGGCGCCTGGCCGGCGGTGCAAGCGATGCGCTCGGCGCCTTACCGCCGATTGGAAACCTGGGAGTGGGCCTCTTCACGGGTAGCGTTTGACGCCGCCTCGCTCGGCCTGCCGGAGCTGGGTTTTATGGTAGAAAACCGTATTTTGCAACTGGCGCTCTGGCAACAGCTGGAGCAGTGCGAAAATCTGACGCTCTATTGCCCCGCCAGGCTGCGTTCGCTGCAGCGGAATGACGACCACTGGCAAGTGACGCTGGACTCTTCACAGACGCTACAAGCGCGTTTGGTAGTGGGGGCCGATGGAGCCAACTCGCAGGTGCGCAATTTGGCCGCTATCGGCACCAGCGGCTGGCAGTACCGCCAGTCCTGCATGCTGATCACCGTCGATACCGGCGCGCCGCAGCAAGATACGACCTGGCAGCAGTTTTTCCCTTCCGGTCCCCGGGCTTTCCTGCCGTTGTATGATCAATGGGCCTCGCTGGTGTGGTACGACAGCCCGCAGCGCATCCGCCAGCTGCAGGCGATGCCGCCAGCGCAGCTTGATAAAGAGATCGCCGAAGCCTTTCCTGCCCGCTTAGGGGAAGTGAAGGTGCATGCGGCCGGATCTTTCCCGTTAGCGCGCCGCCATGCACAACGCTACGTGTTGCCGGGGTTGGTGTTGCTCGGTGACGCGGCACATACCATCAACCCGTTAGCCGGGCAGGGAGTAAACCTGGGGTATCGTGACGTAGAAGCCTTGCTGGCGGTTTTGTGTGATGCACGCGAGTTGGGTGAAGACTGGAGCAGCGAAGCGGTGCTGATGCGTTATCAGCGTCGCCGTCGCACCGATAACTTGCTGATGCAAAGTGGTATGGATCTGTTTTATACCGCTTTCAGCAATAATTTGTCGCCGCTTTGCGTGGCGCGCAATATTGCGTTGATGGCGGCCCAGCGGGCGGGCAAGTTGAAGGAACATGCGCTGAAATACGCGCTGGGGCTGTAG
- the asnB gene encoding asparagine synthase B has product MCSIFGVLDLKSDPVELRKKALELSRLMRHRGPDWSGVYASDKAILVHERLSIVDVNNGAQPLYNAAHTHVLAVNGEIYNHQALRQQFSDRYQFQTGSDCEVILALYQEKGPDFLDELQGMFAFALYDSEKDAYLIGRDHLGIIPLYMGHDEFGNLYVASEMKALVPVCRTIKEFPAGSYLWSQDGEIREYYQRDWFDYDNVKDNVTDANALRNALEDSVKSHLMSDVPYGVLLSGGLDSSVISAITKKYAARRVEDQERSEAWWPQLHSFAVGLEGSPDLRAAQEVANHLGTVHHEIHFTVQEGLDAIRDVIYHIETYDVTTIRASTPMYLMSRKIKAMGIKMVLSGEGADEVFGGYLYFHKAPDAREFHDETVRKLLALHMFDCARANKAMSAWGVEARVPFLDKKFLDVAMRINPKDKMCGNGKMEKHILRECFESYLPASVAWRQKEQFSDGVGYSWIDTLKEVAAKQISDQQLETARFRFPYNTPSSKEGYLYREIFEELFPLPSAAECVPGGPSVACSSAKAIEWDESFKKMDDPSGRAVGVHQSAYK; this is encoded by the coding sequence ATGTGTTCTATTTTCGGTGTGCTCGATCTGAAGTCCGATCCCGTTGAATTGCGTAAGAAAGCGCTGGAGCTGTCCCGTCTGATGCGCCACCGCGGCCCAGATTGGTCCGGTGTTTACGCCAGCGATAAAGCCATCCTGGTGCATGAGCGCCTGTCGATTGTCGACGTCAACAATGGTGCCCAACCGCTGTACAACGCTGCGCACACCCACGTTCTGGCCGTTAACGGCGAGATCTACAACCATCAGGCGCTGCGCCAGCAGTTTAGCGATCGCTACCAATTCCAGACCGGCTCCGACTGTGAAGTGATTCTGGCGCTGTACCAGGAGAAAGGCCCTGACTTCCTCGACGAACTGCAAGGGATGTTCGCCTTCGCGCTGTACGATTCAGAGAAAGACGCTTACCTGATTGGCCGCGACCATCTGGGCATTATCCCGCTGTACATGGGCCATGACGAATTCGGCAACCTGTATGTCGCCTCTGAAATGAAAGCGTTGGTGCCGGTTTGCCGCACCATTAAAGAATTCCCGGCGGGCAGCTACCTGTGGAGCCAGGACGGCGAGATCCGCGAATATTATCAACGTGACTGGTTCGATTACGACAACGTTAAAGACAACGTGACCGACGCCAATGCCCTGCGCAACGCGCTGGAAGACTCGGTGAAAAGCCACCTGATGTCCGACGTACCCTATGGCGTCCTGCTGTCCGGCGGCCTGGATTCTTCGGTGATCTCCGCCATTACCAAAAAGTACGCGGCACGCCGTGTCGAAGATCAAGAGCGCAGCGAAGCCTGGTGGCCACAGCTGCACTCCTTCGCCGTGGGTCTGGAGGGTTCACCGGATCTGCGCGCCGCGCAGGAAGTGGCAAATCACCTGGGCACCGTGCACCATGAGATCCACTTCACCGTACAGGAAGGTCTGGACGCCATTCGCGACGTGATTTATCACATCGAAACCTATGACGTTACCACCATTCGCGCTTCCACCCCGATGTACCTGATGTCACGCAAGATCAAGGCGATGGGCATCAAGATGGTGCTGTCTGGCGAAGGCGCGGACGAAGTGTTCGGCGGCTACCTGTACTTCCATAAAGCGCCGGATGCCCGTGAGTTCCACGACGAAACCGTACGTAAACTGTTAGCACTGCATATGTTTGACTGCGCGCGCGCCAACAAGGCGATGTCCGCCTGGGGTGTGGAAGCCCGTGTGCCCTTCCTGGATAAAAAATTCCTCGACGTGGCTATGCGCATCAACCCTAAGGACAAAATGTGCGGCAATGGCAAAATGGAAAAACATATCCTGCGCGAATGTTTTGAATCCTATCTGCCGGCCAGCGTCGCCTGGCGCCAGAAAGAGCAGTTCTCCGACGGCGTGGGTTACAGCTGGATTGACACGCTGAAAGAGGTCGCTGCCAAGCAGATCAGCGATCAACAGCTCGAAACCGCACGTTTCCGTTTCCCGTACAACACGCCGAGCTCCAAAGAAGGCTACCTGTATCGCGAAATTTTCGAAGAGCTGTTCCCGCTGCCAAGCGCGGCAGAATGCGTGCCTGGCGGCCCGTCAGTGGCCTGTTCCTCAGCCAAAGCCATCGAATGGGACGAGTCATTCAAGAAAATGGACGATCCTTCTGGTCGTGCAGTCGGCGTTCACCAGTCCGCCTACAAATAA
- a CDS encoding carbohydrate-binding protein, which yields MSSDNIINAQAADDAAAMPDMSNKKIMMGFWHNWAAGASDGYQQGQFANMNLTDIPAEYNVVAVAFMKGVGIPTFKPYNLSDAEFRRQVGVLNSQGRAVLISLGGADAHIELKTGDEDKLSNEIIRLVETYGFDGLDIDLEQAAIGAANNKTVLPAALKKVKAHYAAEGKNFIVSMAPEFPYLRTNGTYLDYITALEGFYDFIAPQYYNQGGDGIWVDEANGGKGAWITQNNDAMKEDFLYYLTESLVTGTRGYTKIPASKFVIGLPTNNDAAATGYVVDKQAVYNAFARLDAKSLSIKGLMTWSVNWDNGKSKAGVAYNWEFKTRYAALIQGGVTPPPGKPEAPTALNASAITATSLTLNWAAASSVKPISHYTVYRNGSAIGQTGGLSLQDSGLTAATQYSYFVTATDNQGNTSLPSSALAVKTSDGGTPPDPGVAEWQNNHSYKAGDVVTYKGKKYTCLQAHTSNAGWTPDAAFTLWQLIA from the coding sequence ATGAGCTCCGATAACATTATCAATGCACAAGCTGCAGATGACGCAGCCGCCATGCCGGATATGTCCAATAAAAAAATCATGATGGGTTTTTGGCACAACTGGGCCGCCGGCGCCAGTGACGGTTATCAGCAGGGCCAATTCGCCAATATGAACCTGACCGACATCCCGGCCGAATATAACGTGGTGGCCGTAGCCTTTATGAAGGGCGTGGGTATCCCAACCTTCAAACCTTACAACCTGTCCGATGCCGAGTTCCGTCGCCAGGTCGGCGTATTGAACAGCCAAGGCCGCGCGGTACTGATTTCTCTGGGCGGCGCCGACGCGCATATCGAATTGAAAACCGGCGACGAAGACAAACTGAGCAATGAAATTATCCGTCTGGTGGAAACCTACGGTTTTGACGGTCTGGATATCGATCTGGAACAGGCGGCTATCGGTGCAGCCAATAATAAAACCGTTTTGCCTGCCGCACTGAAAAAAGTAAAAGCGCATTATGCCGCCGAAGGTAAAAACTTTATTGTCAGCATGGCGCCAGAATTCCCTTATTTGCGGACTAATGGGACTTACCTGGATTATATTACCGCTCTCGAAGGGTTTTATGACTTTATTGCACCGCAATATTATAACCAGGGCGGTGACGGTATTTGGGTCGATGAAGCCAATGGCGGCAAAGGCGCCTGGATCACCCAGAATAACGACGCGATGAAAGAAGACTTTCTGTATTACCTGACCGAAAGCCTGGTTACCGGCACCCGCGGCTACACCAAAATCCCGGCATCCAAATTTGTGATCGGTTTACCTACCAACAATGATGCCGCCGCCACCGGTTATGTGGTCGACAAACAGGCGGTCTATAACGCTTTCGCGCGCCTTGACGCCAAAAGCTTGTCGATCAAGGGCCTGATGACCTGGTCGGTGAACTGGGACAATGGCAAGAGTAAGGCTGGCGTGGCCTATAACTGGGAATTCAAAACTCGTTATGCCGCGCTTATTCAGGGAGGAGTCACCCCGCCGCCGGGAAAGCCTGAAGCGCCTACCGCGCTGAACGCCAGTGCGATTACCGCAACGTCGCTGACGTTGAACTGGGCTGCGGCAAGCAGCGTCAAACCGATTAGCCATTATACGGTTTACCGTAACGGCAGCGCCATTGGCCAAACCGGTGGCCTGTCGCTGCAGGACAGCGGCCTGACGGCTGCCACACAGTACAGCTATTTTGTCACCGCCACCGACAACCAAGGCAATACGTCGCTGCCAAGCAGTGCGCTGGCAGTTAAAACCTCGGACGGCGGTACGCCTCCCGATCCGGGCGTGGCCGAGTGGCAGAACAACCACAGCTATAAAGCCGGTGACGTGGTGACGTATAAAGGCAAGAAATACACCTGCCTGCAGGCGCACACCTCCAATGCGGGATGGACGCCGGATGCGGCCTTCACCCTGTGGCAGTTGATCGCCTGA
- a CDS encoding HAD-IIA family hydrolase: MTIKNVICDIDGVLLHDNTPVPGADLFLARIQEQGMPLVVLTNYPSQTAQDLANRFSAAGLEVPESAFYTSAMATADFLRRQEGKKAYVVGEGALIHELYKAGFTITDINPDFVIVGETRSYNWDMMHKAAYFVNNGARFIATNPDTHGHGFVPACGALCAPIEKITGRKPFYVGKPSPWIIRAALNKMQAHSEETVIVGDNLRTDILAGFQAGLETVLVLSGVSTLNDVETMPFRPSYIFPSVADINIF; encoded by the coding sequence ATGACAATCAAAAACGTTATATGTGATATCGACGGCGTGCTGCTGCATGACAACACGCCAGTTCCCGGCGCCGATCTTTTCCTGGCGCGGATTCAGGAACAGGGCATGCCGCTGGTGGTGCTGACCAACTACCCGTCGCAGACGGCGCAGGATCTGGCGAACCGCTTCTCCGCCGCCGGGCTTGAAGTCCCGGAAAGCGCGTTTTATACCTCCGCCATGGCCACCGCCGATTTCCTGCGCCGTCAGGAAGGCAAAAAGGCCTACGTGGTGGGCGAAGGCGCGCTGATCCATGAATTGTATAAAGCCGGATTCACCATTACCGACATCAACCCGGACTTCGTGATTGTCGGGGAAACCCGCTCCTATAACTGGGACATGATGCATAAGGCCGCCTACTTCGTGAATAACGGTGCGCGCTTTATCGCGACCAACCCGGATACTCACGGCCATGGCTTTGTGCCTGCCTGCGGCGCGCTGTGCGCCCCGATCGAGAAAATCACCGGCCGCAAGCCGTTTTACGTCGGCAAACCCAGCCCGTGGATCATCCGCGCCGCGCTCAACAAAATGCAGGCGCATTCGGAAGAAACGGTGATCGTCGGCGACAACCTGCGCACCGATATCCTGGCGGGCTTCCAGGCCGGTCTGGAAACCGTGCTGGTGTTGTCCGGCGTCTCGACGTTGAACGACGTGGAAACCATGCCGTTCCGCCCGAGCTACATCTTCCCTTCCGTTGCCGATATCAATATTTTCTAA
- the nagC gene encoding DNA-binding transcriptional regulator NagC: MSTGGQAQIGNVDLVKQLNGAAVYRLIDQQGPISRIQIAELSQLAPASVTKITRQLLERGLIKEVDQQASTGGRRAISIVSETRHFHTVAVRLGRHDATITLYDMSGKSLGEEHYPLPERTQETLENALFTAIAQFIEDYQRKLRELIAIAVILPGLVDPALGVVRYMPHISVSNWPLVDNLQQRFNVTSFVGHDIRSLALAEHYFGATRDCEDSILVRLHRGTGAGIIVNGQIFLGNNGNVGEIGHIQIDPLGERCHCGNFGCLETVAANAAIEHRVRQLLTQGYPSKLTLDDCSISAICKAANRGDLLASEVIEHVGRYLGKAVAIAINLFNPQKVVIAGEITEAEKVLLPAIQSCINTQVLKDFRKNLPVVTSELNHRSAIGAFALAKRAMLNGVLLQRLLES; the protein is encoded by the coding sequence ATGAGTACTGGCGGACAGGCACAGATAGGGAACGTTGACTTAGTCAAACAACTCAACGGCGCGGCAGTTTACCGCCTGATCGACCAACAGGGTCCGATCTCGCGCATTCAAATAGCCGAACTGAGCCAGCTAGCGCCCGCCAGCGTCACTAAAATTACTCGCCAGCTGTTGGAGCGCGGGCTGATCAAAGAAGTCGATCAGCAAGCCTCCACCGGCGGCCGCCGCGCCATTTCCATTGTCTCCGAAACCCGGCATTTCCACACCGTGGCCGTTCGCCTCGGGCGTCACGATGCCACCATCACCCTGTACGACATGAGCGGAAAATCGCTCGGTGAAGAGCACTATCCGCTGCCGGAAAGGACCCAGGAAACACTGGAAAATGCGTTGTTCACCGCCATTGCGCAATTTATCGAAGACTACCAGCGCAAGCTGCGCGAACTGATCGCCATCGCGGTGATCCTGCCAGGTCTGGTTGACCCGGCGCTCGGTGTGGTGCGCTATATGCCGCACATCAGCGTCAGCAACTGGCCGCTGGTAGACAACCTGCAGCAACGTTTTAACGTCACCAGCTTTGTCGGCCATGACATCCGCAGCCTGGCTTTGGCCGAGCACTATTTTGGCGCCACACGCGACTGCGAAGACTCCATTCTGGTGCGTCTGCACCGCGGCACCGGTGCCGGCATTATCGTCAACGGTCAGATTTTCCTGGGTAATAACGGCAACGTCGGCGAAATCGGCCATATTCAAATCGACCCGCTGGGCGAACGCTGCCACTGCGGCAACTTCGGCTGTCTGGAAACCGTCGCTGCCAATGCCGCGATTGAACACCGCGTGCGCCAGTTACTGACTCAGGGCTACCCGAGCAAGCTGACACTCGACGACTGCAGCATCTCCGCCATCTGCAAGGCCGCCAACCGCGGGGATCTGCTGGCCAGCGAAGTAATCGAACACGTCGGCCGCTACCTCGGCAAAGCCGTGGCCATTGCCATTAACCTGTTTAATCCGCAGAAAGTGGTGATCGCCGGTGAAATTACCGAGGCGGAAAAAGTGCTGCTGCCAGCAATCCAAAGCTGCATCAATACTCAGGTGCTGAAGGACTTCCGCAAGAACCTGCCGGTGGTCACCTCCGAACTCAATCATCGCTCGGCGATCGGGGCTTTCGCCCTGGCCAAGCGAGCAATGCTCAACGGCGTGCTATTGCAGCGATTGCTGGAAAGCTGA
- the nagA gene encoding N-acetylglucosamine-6-phosphate deacetylase translates to MFALTHGRIFTGHDVLDDHAVVIADGLIERVCPLAELPAGIETRDLGGAILAPGLIDVQLNGCGGVQFNDSLDAISEETLEIMQRANEKSGCTSYLPTLITSSDEFMKHSIEVMRAYLKKHQNQALGLHLEGPYLSPLKKGTHNPAFIRKPTSEMIDYLCANADVITKVTLAPEMVEPHFIKQLTDAGIVVSAGHSNATYEQARTGFAAGITFATHLYNAMPYITGREPGLMGAIFDTPEVYTGIIADGHHVAWASIRNAKRMKGDKLVLVTDATAPAGADIDQFIFAGKTIYYRDGLCVDENGTLSGSALTMIDALKNSVEHVGIALDEALRMATLYPARAIGVDDRLGTIEAGKVANLTAFTRDFSITKTLVNGNEV, encoded by the coding sequence ATGTTCGCTTTAACCCACGGCCGTATTTTTACCGGCCACGACGTACTTGACGACCATGCAGTGGTAATCGCTGATGGGCTGATTGAACGAGTTTGCCCGCTGGCTGAACTGCCGGCCGGCATTGAAACGCGCGATCTGGGTGGCGCTATCCTGGCCCCCGGTTTGATCGACGTGCAGCTTAACGGCTGCGGCGGCGTGCAATTTAACGATTCGCTGGACGCCATTTCGGAAGAGACGCTGGAAATTATGCAGCGTGCCAACGAAAAATCCGGCTGCACCAGCTATCTGCCGACGCTGATCACCAGCAGCGACGAATTTATGAAGCACAGCATCGAAGTGATGCGCGCTTATCTGAAAAAACACCAGAATCAGGCGTTGGGTCTGCACCTTGAAGGGCCGTACCTTAGCCCGTTGAAAAAAGGCACCCATAACCCGGCGTTTATCCGCAAGCCAACCAGCGAGATGATCGACTACCTGTGCGCGAATGCCGATGTGATCACCAAGGTGACGCTGGCACCGGAAATGGTAGAGCCGCACTTTATCAAGCAACTGACCGACGCCGGCATCGTGGTGTCCGCCGGTCACTCGAATGCGACTTACGAACAGGCCCGCACCGGTTTTGCTGCCGGCATCACTTTCGCCACGCACCTGTATAACGCCATGCCGTATATCACCGGGCGCGAACCGGGGCTGATGGGGGCAATTTTCGACACGCCTGAAGTCTACACCGGCATTATCGCCGACGGCCATCACGTGGCCTGGGCGAGTATCCGTAACGCCAAACGCATGAAAGGTGATAAATTGGTGCTGGTCACCGACGCCACCGCCCCGGCGGGTGCCGATATTGACCAATTTATTTTTGCCGGTAAAACAATATACTATCGCGATGGGCTGTGCGTGGACGAGAACGGCACCCTGAGCGGCTCTGCGCTGACCATGATTGACGCGTTGAAAAACAGCGTTGAACACGTCGGCATCGCGTTGGATGAAGCGCTGCGTATGGCGACACTCTATCCGGCGCGTGCTATCGGCGTGGACGATCGTTTAGGCACGATCGAAGCCGGTAAGGTGGCAAACCTGACCGCGTTTACCCGCGACTTTAGCATCACCAAGACGCTCGTTAACGGTAACGAGGTTTAA